In a single window of the Halomicroarcula saliterrae genome:
- the coxB gene encoding cytochrome c oxidase subunit II, translating into MRLTRALSWLCVLTLGAVVFSTPAAAQSVNRAAIDELNEQLLYVALPLTLFVELTLVYAIYRFHNNDSPRPTIDDPALEVTWTAATGAILVFVGVSGFFVLANPYISPAAADATGDDISDDMEVEVLTYQWGYEFSYPDSDVTTSERLYLPNDTDIRFTMTSSDVIHSFYIPEFGVKQDIFPGQETVARTHPTETGTYRLYCAELCGSGHARMQVPVVVMNQSSYDDWLANESSAATGVSATNETTAANETASAGAANGTAATDAARVAPPA; encoded by the coding sequence ATGCGACTCACTCGCGCCCTGTCCTGGCTCTGCGTTCTCACACTCGGAGCGGTGGTGTTCAGTACCCCCGCGGCCGCGCAGTCGGTCAACCGGGCGGCCATCGACGAGCTGAACGAACAGCTGCTGTACGTCGCGCTCCCGCTGACGCTGTTCGTCGAGCTGACGCTCGTCTACGCCATCTACCGGTTCCACAACAACGACAGCCCACGGCCGACCATCGACGACCCGGCGCTCGAAGTGACGTGGACCGCTGCGACCGGTGCGATACTGGTGTTCGTCGGCGTCTCCGGCTTCTTCGTCCTGGCCAACCCGTACATCTCGCCGGCCGCGGCCGACGCCACGGGCGATGATATCTCGGACGATATGGAGGTCGAGGTCCTGACCTACCAGTGGGGGTACGAGTTCAGCTATCCCGACTCCGACGTCACGACCAGCGAGCGCCTCTACCTCCCGAACGACACGGATATCAGGTTCACGATGACATCGAGCGACGTCATCCACTCGTTTTACATACCCGAGTTCGGCGTCAAACAGGACATCTTCCCCGGTCAGGAGACAGTCGCACGGACCCACCCGACCGAGACGGGGACCTACCGGCTCTACTGTGCCGAACTGTGTGGCTCGGGTCACGCGCGGATGCAGGTCCCCGTCGTCGTGATGAATCAGTCGTCGTACGACGACTGGCTGGCCAACGAGAGTAGCGCGGCGACGGGCGTCAGTGCCACGAACGAGACGACCGCCGCCAACGAGACGGCGAGCGCCGGCGCCGCCAACGGGACGGCCGCGACCGACGCCGCCCGCGTCGCCCCGCCCGCCTGA
- a CDS encoding DUF420 domain-containing protein — protein MRQVRHRVPEFAGLLTAVSFAIVLVVIAGAVPPALFPRAPPAVMNAIPHAIAGVSALAIGTILAGLRAIRAGNVERHRNLMVASFALFGLFLTVDFYRLAVVGPTAFAGPAVVETYVYLPLLVGHAVLALSTFPAVYYAFLLGLANPVAALPATDHARAGRVAATLWLLTFGTGLVIYVMLHLLW, from the coding sequence ATGCGTCAGGTGCGCCACCGCGTTCCCGAGTTCGCCGGGTTGCTGACGGCGGTCTCGTTCGCTATCGTCCTCGTGGTGATAGCCGGGGCCGTGCCGCCGGCGCTGTTCCCGCGAGCGCCGCCGGCGGTGATGAACGCGATTCCACACGCCATCGCCGGGGTCAGCGCGCTGGCCATCGGGACGATACTCGCCGGTCTCCGGGCGATACGCGCGGGGAACGTCGAGCGCCATCGGAACCTGATGGTGGCCAGTTTCGCCCTGTTCGGGCTCTTCTTGACCGTCGATTTCTACCGGCTCGCGGTCGTCGGCCCGACGGCGTTTGCGGGTCCGGCAGTGGTCGAGACGTACGTCTACCTCCCCCTGCTCGTCGGCCACGCGGTGCTCGCCCTCTCGACCTTCCCGGCGGTGTACTACGCGTTCCTGCTGGGACTTGCCAACCCCGTCGCGGCGCTGCCCGCGACCGACCACGCCCGCGCCGGGCGAGTGGCGGCGACGCTCTGGCTCCTGACCTTCGGCACCGGGCTCGTCATCTACGTGATGTTGCATCTGCTGTGGTAG
- a CDS encoding AI-2E family transporter, protein MGISRSNVGSDGGALSGNMAWLDSRSRVAWWAVAFVFGAITAWVVLTYVGTFVLGLFLYYVARPAYSRFRTQFRRSIAAATALLALAVPVVLLVGYTLAVAAQELARLQRTVDLGPLSDQIEPYLDVSQVVQDPEMLLQNPDIVNAGQLVAEGALGYIPLVGTALINVFLALAVAFYLLRDGPRLGRWVRETFDDQEEFMGVYLDAVDEDLGSVYFGNILNAFAIVVVAAFVYTVLNVFAPAEGIPYPALVAVLAGAASLIPVVGMKLVYVPLSLGLFARAALTGEPLWFPTVFVVATVVFVDFIPDLVLRPYVSGRNLHVGLVMIAYIIGPLLFGWYGLFLGPLLLVVVYHFARLVLPVLIDGDGVEAMPVTEDAVETGDSADPGETDDAVDGDPA, encoded by the coding sequence GTGGGTATCAGTCGGTCGAACGTCGGGAGCGACGGCGGGGCACTGTCCGGTAACATGGCGTGGCTCGACTCGCGGAGCCGCGTCGCGTGGTGGGCCGTGGCCTTCGTCTTCGGCGCGATCACCGCCTGGGTCGTCCTCACGTACGTCGGGACCTTCGTCCTCGGCCTGTTTCTCTACTACGTCGCGCGGCCGGCCTACAGCCGCTTTCGGACCCAGTTCCGCCGGAGCATCGCCGCCGCCACCGCGTTGCTCGCGCTCGCCGTGCCAGTGGTCCTGCTCGTGGGGTACACGCTCGCCGTCGCGGCACAGGAGCTGGCCCGCCTCCAGCGGACCGTCGACCTGGGGCCGCTGTCCGACCAGATCGAGCCCTATCTGGACGTCTCCCAGGTCGTCCAGGACCCGGAGATGTTGCTGCAAAACCCCGACATCGTCAACGCCGGCCAGCTGGTCGCCGAGGGCGCGCTCGGTTACATCCCGCTCGTCGGCACCGCGCTCATCAACGTCTTTCTGGCGCTGGCCGTGGCGTTCTATCTCCTGCGCGACGGGCCGCGACTCGGCCGGTGGGTCAGAGAGACGTTCGACGACCAGGAGGAGTTCATGGGGGTCTATCTCGACGCTGTCGACGAGGACCTCGGAAGCGTCTACTTCGGCAACATCCTCAACGCCTTCGCCATCGTCGTCGTCGCCGCGTTCGTCTACACGGTGTTGAACGTCTTCGCGCCGGCCGAGGGGATACCCTACCCCGCTCTGGTGGCGGTGCTTGCCGGCGCCGCGAGTCTGATACCGGTCGTCGGGATGAAACTCGTCTACGTCCCGCTGAGTCTCGGACTGTTCGCACGAGCGGCCCTGACCGGGGAGCCGCTGTGGTTCCCGACCGTCTTCGTCGTCGCCACAGTCGTCTTCGTCGATTTCATTCCGGACCTCGTGCTCCGACCGTACGTCTCCGGCCGGAACCTCCACGTCGGCCTCGTGATGATCGCGTACATCATCGGGCCGCTCCTGTTTGGCTGGTACGGGCTCTTTCTGGGGCCGCTCTTGCTCGTGGTCGTCTATCACTTCGCCCGGCTGGTCCTCCCCGTTCTCATCGACGGCGACGGCGTCGAAGCGATGCCAGTGACCGAAGACGCCGTCGAGACCGGCGACAGCGCCGACCCCGGGGAGACCGACGACGCCGTAGACGGCGACCCGGCGTAA
- a CDS encoding DUF6789 family protein produces MMNRAVIEGSALAILALGILTLWLRARYKARPTSDGGYFTREELQFEIGRLQSEALRWLTTTNHREIGLLYIAFGTIAALWGGMDAMMLRTELLTPPADIWTPETYNALFTTHGLTMLIFFVLPVFFGIGNYFLPLLIGADDMAFPRVNAIGFWLLPPALLMARFGLIVQVGGQVLSLFLPEDSIRFFLTIREVSVGWTLYAPLSIQQPNPQIDLLLLGLHLSGIATTVGAINFIATVIYERADDVTWGNLDIFSWNMMVTSSIALFAFPLLGSALVMLLLDRNLGTTFFTTEGGGPVLWQHLFWFWGHPEVYILFLPATGLMSLILPKFVGRKLFGYQFIVYSTLGLAVLSFGVWAHHMFTSGVDPRLKASFMAISIAIAVPSAIKVFNWITTMWDGNIRLSAPFILCAGGIGTFIIGGVTGVFLAVIPIDILYHGTYYVVGHFHLIVVGIIPMLMIASSYYWYPILTGRWYDKRLAKFQSGLLIVGAFVTFMVLLVIGGLGLPRRQAIYPPEYQFAQQIATVGAYVIGLSALLWLYNMLVSYWRGDVVKTTDPWNLKATNQFTREWQWFEERMVEKYDMEPARPETTRRSYAPELEPMGLLGGVGSVAQNVYRNASMAAIAGFVGTFLMTGGIGTAIVIGVLDPSSFAEISELVGLGTSQLIGAALFLAGGTIIWPLLFLSFQEYLPGRRMFETGLVFATLIATGFSVAFYTDQTGLAFVGYLTFVFVAHWAYGLGLTVTFQYLRSRRTDVGV; encoded by the coding sequence ATGATGAATCGAGCCGTCATCGAAGGGTCGGCGTTGGCTATCCTCGCTCTCGGTATCCTCACCCTCTGGCTGCGGGCCCGGTACAAGGCCCGCCCGACGAGCGACGGTGGCTACTTCACGCGCGAGGAGTTGCAGTTCGAGATCGGGCGCCTCCAGTCCGAAGCACTCCGGTGGCTGACGACGACGAACCACCGCGAAATCGGCCTGCTGTACATCGCCTTCGGGACCATCGCCGCCCTCTGGGGCGGGATGGACGCGATGATGCTGCGGACGGAGCTTCTGACCCCGCCGGCGGACATCTGGACGCCCGAGACGTACAACGCGCTGTTTACCACCCACGGGCTGACGATGCTGATATTCTTCGTCCTCCCCGTCTTCTTCGGCATCGGGAACTACTTCCTGCCGCTGCTTATCGGCGCCGACGACATGGCGTTCCCGCGGGTCAACGCCATCGGGTTCTGGCTCCTCCCCCCAGCACTGCTGATGGCCCGGTTCGGGCTCATCGTGCAGGTGGGCGGCCAGGTACTCAGTCTGTTCCTGCCGGAGGACAGTATCCGATTTTTCCTCACCATCCGTGAGGTCAGCGTCGGCTGGACGCTGTATGCGCCTCTCTCCATCCAGCAACCGAACCCACAGATAGACCTCCTGTTGCTCGGCCTCCACCTGAGCGGTATCGCGACGACGGTGGGCGCCATCAACTTCATCGCGACGGTCATCTACGAGCGCGCCGACGACGTGACGTGGGGTAATCTGGACATCTTCTCGTGGAACATGATGGTCACGAGCAGCATCGCGCTCTTTGCGTTCCCGCTGCTCGGGAGCGCGCTCGTGATGCTCCTGCTCGACCGCAACCTCGGGACGACGTTCTTCACGACGGAGGGTGGCGGCCCCGTCCTCTGGCAACACCTGTTCTGGTTCTGGGGCCACCCGGAGGTGTACATCCTCTTCCTGCCGGCGACGGGTCTGATGAGTCTCATCCTACCCAAGTTCGTCGGTCGAAAGCTGTTCGGATACCAGTTCATCGTCTACTCGACGCTCGGACTGGCCGTGCTCTCCTTCGGCGTCTGGGCCCACCACATGTTCACCTCGGGCGTCGACCCGCGACTCAAGGCCTCGTTCATGGCCATCTCCATCGCTATCGCCGTCCCCAGTGCCATCAAGGTGTTCAACTGGATCACGACGATGTGGGACGGGAACATACGTCTGAGCGCGCCCTTCATCCTCTGTGCCGGCGGTATCGGGACCTTCATCATCGGCGGCGTCACCGGGGTGTTTCTGGCGGTCATCCCCATCGACATCCTCTATCACGGCACGTACTACGTGGTCGGCCACTTCCATCTCATCGTCGTCGGCATCATCCCGATGCTGATGATAGCCTCCAGTTACTACTGGTACCCCATCCTCACCGGTCGGTGGTACGACAAACGGCTGGCGAAGTTCCAGTCGGGGCTGCTCATCGTCGGCGCGTTCGTCACGTTCATGGTGCTGCTGGTCATCGGCGGCCTCGGCCTCCCGCGACGGCAGGCCATCTACCCGCCGGAGTACCAGTTCGCCCAGCAAATCGCCACCGTCGGCGCGTACGTCATCGGCCTCAGTGCGCTGCTGTGGCTCTACAACATGCTGGTGTCGTACTGGCGCGGCGACGTGGTCAAGACCACCGACCCGTGGAACCTGAAGGCGACGAACCAGTTCACCCGCGAGTGGCAGTGGTTCGAAGAGCGGATGGTCGAGAAGTACGATATGGAACCGGCGCGGCCCGAGACCACCAGACGGTCCTACGCCCCGGAGCTGGAGCCCATGGGGCTGCTCGGCGGCGTCGGCAGCGTCGCCCAGAACGTCTACCGGAACGCCTCGATGGCCGCTATCGCCGGGTTCGTCGGCACCTTCCTGATGACCGGCGGCATCGGGACGGCCATCGTCATCGGCGTGCTCGACCCGAGCTCGTTCGCCGAGATATCGGAGCTGGTCGGACTGGGGACGAGCCAGCTCATCGGCGCCGCGCTGTTCCTCGCCGGCGGGACCATCATCTGGCCGCTGCTGTTCCTCTCCTTCCAGGAGTATCTGCCCGGTCGGCGGATGTTCGAGACCGGACTCGTGTTCGCGACGCTCATCGCGACCGGGTTCTCGGTGGCCTTCTACACCGACCAGACCGGACTGGCCTTCGTCGGTTATCTCACGTTCGTGTTCGTCGCCCACTGGGCATACGGGCTCGGGCTGACTGTGACGTTCCAGTATCTGCGGTCCCGACGAACCGACGTGGGGGTCTGA
- a CDS encoding LSM domain-containing protein: MSGRPLDVLEASLGEAVTVQLKGGEIYEGELTGYDQHMNLVIEDEDTTIIRGDNVVSINP, encoded by the coding sequence ATGAGTGGACGACCGCTGGACGTGCTCGAAGCGTCACTGGGCGAGGCCGTCACTGTACAGTTAAAAGGTGGGGAGATATACGAGGGCGAACTCACCGGCTACGACCAGCACATGAATCTCGTGATCGAAGACGAAGACACAACGATTATACGCGGCGATAACGTCGTATCCATTAATCCATGA
- a CDS encoding cytochrome c oxidase subunit 3, producing the protein MSGWLSTGGGHAEDGGEEHDHSSYWPLIAAVGAGMLYLGAGFFFVGLDLVPAVLPIGLAGAGVVGLLTGLFGWAYEAFMAPASGHGGSADVYTTTMILFLVSDVATFSAGFIYFAFIRSAAFWPPDHLPPLLGSLVAINTTLLVASSVTIHYSHEALVEGDQRKFLGLLGATLGLGVLFLGGQIFEYYELLVVDGFSLSTGVLGSAFYGLTGLHGLHVALGVLLIAIAFGRSLRGEYGPQHDTAIRTTSLYWHFVDAVWLFLVVVLYVGATI; encoded by the coding sequence ATGTCAGGTTGGTTGAGCACAGGTGGCGGCCACGCCGAGGACGGCGGAGAGGAACACGACCACAGCAGTTACTGGCCGCTGATAGCAGCCGTCGGGGCGGGAATGCTGTATCTCGGTGCCGGCTTCTTCTTCGTCGGCCTCGACCTCGTCCCGGCGGTACTACCTATCGGCCTCGCCGGGGCCGGCGTCGTCGGGCTGCTGACCGGCCTGTTCGGGTGGGCCTACGAGGCCTTTATGGCGCCCGCCAGCGGCCACGGCGGGAGCGCGGACGTCTACACAACGACGATGATTCTGTTTCTCGTCTCCGACGTGGCGACGTTCTCGGCGGGGTTCATCTACTTCGCGTTCATCCGGTCGGCGGCGTTCTGGCCGCCCGACCACCTGCCGCCCCTGCTGGGGTCGCTGGTCGCCATCAACACCACGCTGCTGGTCGCGAGTAGCGTCACCATCCACTACAGCCACGAGGCCCTCGTGGAGGGCGACCAGCGGAAGTTCCTGGGGCTGCTGGGCGCGACGCTGGGGCTCGGGGTCCTCTTTCTCGGCGGCCAGATCTTCGAGTACTACGAGCTGCTCGTCGTCGACGGCTTCTCGCTGTCGACTGGCGTCCTCGGGAGCGCGTTCTACGGGCTGACGGGGCTCCACGGCCTCCACGTCGCGCTGGGCGTGCTCCTCATCGCCATCGCCTTCGGCCGCTCGCTGCGGGGCGAGTACGGTCCACAACACGACACGGCCATCCGGACCACGTCGCTGTACTGGCACTTCGTCGACGCCGTCTGGCTGTTCCTCGTGGTCGTGCTCTACGTCGGCGCGACGATATAG
- a CDS encoding DUF2270 domain-containing protein: protein MSTDEQSDFDATDREASEVGATAAEDSEEFLSLMPHYYRGEVSQSGNLLSRLDLTIDWAIVLVTAVLALAFQGGDVTAYLLLIGMVGVSLFALFDVRRYRAFDASRARVRVLEENLFANSLDPEEVPMAEWRRELAADLRTPTFKVNYWEALARRLKKVYYPLYALLGLAWAFRISIYTPGQSWIETASVPGIAGELVAAAVAAFFLVVTVFTYWPRERHARGEFHGEDSGDWKR from the coding sequence ATGAGCACGGACGAGCAGTCCGACTTCGATGCGACCGACCGCGAGGCGAGCGAGGTCGGCGCGACCGCTGCCGAGGACAGCGAGGAGTTCCTCTCGCTGATGCCACACTACTATCGGGGCGAGGTCTCACAGAGCGGGAACCTGCTCTCGCGGCTCGACCTCACCATCGACTGGGCCATCGTCCTCGTCACGGCGGTCCTGGCGCTCGCGTTCCAGGGCGGGGACGTGACCGCGTACCTGCTGCTCATCGGGATGGTGGGCGTCTCGCTGTTCGCCCTGTTCGACGTCCGCCGGTACCGGGCCTTCGACGCGAGCCGGGCCCGCGTCCGCGTGCTGGAGGAGAACCTCTTTGCGAACTCGCTCGACCCCGAGGAGGTTCCGATGGCCGAGTGGCGCAGGGAACTCGCCGCCGACCTCCGGACGCCGACCTTCAAAGTGAACTACTGGGAGGCCCTCGCCCGACGGCTCAAGAAAGTGTACTACCCGCTGTACGCCCTGCTGGGTCTCGCGTGGGCCTTTCGCATCTCCATCTACACGCCCGGGCAGTCCTGGATCGAGACGGCGTCGGTCCCCGGCATCGCCGGCGAGCTCGTCGCCGCCGCCGTCGCCGCGTTCTTCCTCGTCGTCACCGTGTTCACGTACTGGCCCCGGGAGCGTCACGCCCGCGGGGAGTTCCACGGCGAGGACTCGGGCGACTGGAAGCGGTGA
- a CDS encoding PH domain-containing protein, which translates to MTTQVHRLTDASEDEEPADASGDELLRVTPSTKPVLVRLVVIVVAGLAAIGVFLRRPELLGDREVTNIALLATQLLVGIGVVRQLSQYVVLRHTEYVVTPTVVTTTYELLGRSKARQVPFERVRSHELNQSRVENALDHGTIMLNQGLGDLRLRNVREPFDVYDVIKEQAQT; encoded by the coding sequence ATGACGACACAAGTTCATCGACTGACGGACGCATCGGAGGACGAGGAGCCAGCCGACGCGAGCGGCGACGAGCTGCTGCGAGTGACACCGAGCACGAAGCCAGTCCTCGTCAGACTCGTGGTGATTGTCGTCGCCGGCCTCGCGGCCATCGGGGTCTTCTTGCGGAGGCCGGAGCTTCTGGGCGACCGAGAGGTGACCAACATCGCGCTGCTTGCCACTCAGCTGCTCGTGGGTATCGGTGTCGTCAGACAGCTGTCCCAGTACGTCGTCCTCCGGCACACGGAGTACGTCGTCACGCCCACCGTGGTGACCACGACCTACGAACTGCTGGGGCGGTCGAAGGCCCGACAGGTGCCCTTCGAGCGCGTCCGGAGTCACGAACTGAACCAGAGTCGCGTGGAGAACGCGCTGGACCACGGCACGATAATGCTCAATCAGGGACTGGGTGACCTCCGGCTCCGGAACGTCCGGGAGCCCTTCGACGTCTACGACGTCATCAAGGAACAGGCCCAGACGTAG
- a CDS encoding 50S ribosomal protein L37e — MTGAGTPSQGKKNTTTHTKCRRCGNKSYHTKKKVCSSCGFGKSAKRRDYEWQSKAGE, encoded by the coding sequence ATGACTGGCGCAGGAACCCCGAGTCAGGGAAAGAAAAACACCACGACACACACGAAGTGTCGGCGGTGTGGGAACAAGTCGTATCACACGAAAAAGAAGGTCTGTTCGTCCTGTGGCTTCGGCAAGTCGGCGAAGCGACGTGACTACGAGTGGCAGTCGAAAGCCGGCGAATAA
- a CDS encoding DUF420 domain-containing protein: MLEVRDRVPALTAVLTVVSLALVFGAVGGVIPAELLPRAPETVLSAIPTVNALVSAAAIVTIVAGIRAIRRGNVDQHRRLMVAAFGLFTLFLVLYLYRVSLIGPTEFTGPAAVETYVYFPILAIHILLAIVAIPAVYYTLLLAASYPVSELARTNHPRAGKVAATLWLISFSLGIVVYLMLYVVW; this comes from the coding sequence ATGCTCGAAGTTCGCGACCGGGTCCCCGCGCTGACAGCGGTGTTGACAGTGGTCTCGCTGGCGCTCGTCTTCGGAGCGGTCGGCGGTGTGATTCCGGCCGAGCTGTTGCCACGCGCCCCCGAGACGGTGCTGTCGGCGATTCCAACCGTCAACGCGCTCGTCAGTGCCGCTGCAATCGTGACTATCGTCGCCGGCATCCGGGCGATTCGCCGGGGGAACGTCGACCAGCACCGCCGGCTGATGGTCGCGGCCTTCGGTCTGTTCACGCTCTTTCTCGTCCTGTATCTGTACCGAGTCAGCCTGATCGGGCCGACGGAGTTCACCGGCCCGGCGGCCGTCGAGACGTACGTCTACTTCCCGATTCTGGCCATCCACATCCTGTTGGCCATCGTCGCCATCCCCGCCGTCTACTACACGCTCCTCCTGGCCGCGAGCTATCCGGTCTCGGAGCTCGCGCGGACGAACCACCCCCGTGCGGGGAAGGTGGCCGCGACGCTGTGGCTGATATCGTTCTCGCTCGGTATCGTCGTCTATCTCATGTTGTACGTGGTCTGGTGA
- a CDS encoding cation:proton antiporter, which produces MSLSGVEAALVDLVLVFALAGTIAAFAATSGHVPYTIALVLVGLAASLLGFGLRSELTPELLSDLILFVLVPALLFQGASRVDADRFVENVGLILGFAVVGLPISVALLGLASHLVLGFPLLGGLLFAAIVLPTDPVAVLPLFEELGVPARLSVLVDGESMLNDGVGVVLYTAFLELALESPRSGPADLVGLGLGEIVVDLALGVFVSMVGGVLVGAAVGIVVYRVFVFFDDELTTIILSVVLAYGSFLAGELLGVSGVVAVVSAGVFVAERRETTPLGADTRLTFSITWRSVGFVANTFLFLTIGLMTPFDALLATAVPMALTIGLVFLARAVVVYPLAALVDRSGLTSVPRSYRPVLVWSGIHVSIPLALALGLPAAFPAELATQFQVLTFGVAMFTLVVQGLTMEPLLHRLGVTTATE; this is translated from the coding sequence ATGTCCCTCAGCGGGGTGGAAGCGGCGCTGGTCGACCTTGTACTCGTGTTCGCGCTCGCCGGGACCATCGCCGCTTTCGCGGCCACGTCCGGCCACGTTCCCTACACCATCGCGCTCGTGCTGGTAGGTCTCGCAGCTTCGCTGCTCGGATTCGGGCTCCGGAGCGAACTCACCCCCGAACTGCTCAGCGACCTCATCCTGTTCGTGCTGGTCCCGGCGTTGCTGTTTCAGGGCGCCTCGCGGGTCGACGCGGACCGGTTCGTCGAGAACGTCGGCCTGATACTCGGCTTCGCAGTCGTGGGGCTACCCATCTCCGTCGCGCTTCTCGGACTGGCCAGCCACCTCGTCCTCGGGTTCCCCCTGCTCGGTGGGCTCCTCTTTGCGGCTATCGTTCTCCCGACGGACCCGGTCGCCGTCCTGCCGCTGTTCGAGGAGCTCGGGGTCCCTGCACGCCTCTCTGTGCTCGTCGACGGGGAGAGTATGCTCAACGACGGGGTCGGGGTCGTGCTGTACACCGCGTTCCTCGAACTGGCTTTGGAGTCGCCCCGGTCAGGGCCGGCCGACCTCGTCGGGCTCGGTCTCGGTGAAATCGTCGTGGACCTGGCTCTGGGTGTCTTCGTCTCGATGGTCGGCGGGGTGCTCGTCGGCGCGGCGGTCGGCATCGTCGTCTACCGCGTCTTCGTGTTCTTCGACGACGAACTGACGACGATCATCCTCTCAGTGGTCCTCGCCTACGGGTCCTTCCTCGCGGGAGAACTACTCGGTGTCAGCGGCGTGGTCGCGGTCGTCAGCGCCGGTGTATTCGTCGCCGAACGGCGTGAGACAACCCCTCTCGGCGCGGATACGAGACTGACGTTCAGCATCACCTGGCGGTCGGTGGGCTTCGTCGCGAACACGTTCCTCTTTCTCACCATCGGACTGATGACGCCGTTCGACGCCCTCCTCGCGACTGCGGTCCCGATGGCACTGACTATCGGCCTCGTCTTCCTCGCCAGAGCCGTCGTCGTGTATCCGCTCGCAGCGCTCGTAGACCGCAGTGGCCTCACGTCGGTCCCGCGGAGCTATCGGCCCGTACTCGTCTGGAGCGGTATCCACGTCTCGATTCCGCTCGCGCTGGCGCTCGGGTTACCCGCCGCCTTCCCGGCGGAACTGGCGACGCAGTTCCAGGTGCTGACCTTCGGCGTCGCGATGTTCACACTGGTCGTGCAGGGGCTGACGATGGAGCCGCTGCTCCATCGGTTAGGGGTCACGACAGCGACGGAGTAA
- the purF gene encoding amidophosphoribosyltransferase, protein MHEKCGVVGIALEDRDAARPLYYSLYALQHRGQESAGIVTHDGFQQHSHVEMGLVGDAFDPEDLESLNGSNGIGHVRYPTAGSVNACCAQPFSVSFKSGSLGLSHNGNLVNADEIGDELADLGHAFTSDGDTEVIAHDLARNLLEEDLVRAVKRTMERIHGSYSLTIMHDETVLGVRDPQGNRPLVIGELEDGYVLTSESAAIDTLDGELIRDVRPGELVVLHDDGTGYDTYQLIEQENTAHCFFEHVYFARPDSTIDGSLVYEVRRELGRKLWAESGVESDVVLPVPDSGRAFASGYAEAAQDDGSDIEFAEGLMKNRYVGRTFIMPTQDERERAVRLKLNPIKSTIEGKKVTIIDDSIVRGTTSNQLVQLLKDAGAEEVNVRIGAPPIIAPCYMGIDMASRDELIAGDQSVEGIREEIEADTLSYLSIDAIAETLETSKADLCLGCVTGEYPYDIEGEETDRDVARPEISGQPKPADD, encoded by the coding sequence ATGCACGAGAAGTGCGGCGTTGTTGGCATCGCTCTCGAGGACCGTGACGCCGCCCGCCCTCTCTACTACTCCCTCTACGCTCTCCAGCACCGCGGTCAGGAGTCCGCCGGCATCGTCACCCACGACGGCTTCCAGCAACACAGCCACGTGGAGATGGGACTGGTCGGCGACGCCTTCGACCCCGAAGACCTCGAGTCGCTGAACGGGTCGAACGGTATCGGCCACGTCCGCTATCCGACGGCCGGTAGCGTCAACGCCTGCTGTGCACAGCCGTTTTCCGTGTCGTTCAAGTCGGGTTCGCTGGGGCTGTCCCACAACGGGAACCTCGTCAACGCGGACGAGATCGGCGACGAACTGGCCGACCTCGGCCACGCCTTCACCTCCGACGGCGACACCGAGGTCATCGCACACGACCTCGCCCGCAATCTGCTGGAAGAGGACCTCGTCCGCGCGGTCAAGCGCACGATGGAGCGCATCCACGGCTCGTACTCGCTAACCATCATGCACGACGAGACGGTGCTCGGCGTTCGCGACCCGCAGGGCAACCGCCCGCTCGTCATCGGCGAACTGGAGGACGGCTACGTCCTCACGTCGGAGTCCGCCGCCATCGACACGCTCGACGGTGAGCTCATCCGGGACGTTCGACCCGGCGAACTCGTCGTGCTCCACGACGACGGCACCGGCTACGACACTTACCAGCTCATCGAGCAGGAGAACACGGCACACTGCTTCTTCGAGCACGTCTACTTCGCCCGACCGGACTCCACCATCGACGGGAGTCTGGTCTACGAGGTCCGGCGCGAACTGGGCCGCAAACTCTGGGCGGAGTCGGGCGTCGAGTCCGACGTCGTCCTCCCCGTGCCCGACTCAGGGCGCGCCTTCGCCTCGGGCTACGCCGAGGCCGCACAGGACGACGGCTCGGACATCGAGTTCGCCGAGGGGCTGATGAAGAACCGCTACGTCGGCCGCACGTTCATCATGCCGACGCAGGACGAGCGCGAACGCGCCGTTCGGCTCAAGCTCAACCCCATCAAGTCCACCATCGAGGGCAAGAAGGTCACCATCATCGACGACTCCATCGTCCGTGGGACCACCTCGAACCAGCTCGTCCAGTTACTCAAGGACGCCGGCGCCGAGGAAGTGAACGTCCGCATCGGCGCCCCGCCCATCATCGCGCCCTGTTACATGGGCATCGACATGGCCTCCCGCGACGAGCTCATCGCGGGCGATCAGTCCGTCGAGGGGATTCGCGAGGAAATCGAGGCGGACACGCTGTCGTATCTCTCCATCGACGCTATCGCCGAGACCCTGGAGACCAGCAAGGCGGACCTCTGTCTCGGCTGTGTCACCGGCGAGTACCCCTACGACATCGAGGGGGAGGAGACCGACCGCGACGTCGCCCGTCCGGAGATTAGCGGACAGCCCAAGCCCGCCGACGACTGA